One segment of Pantoea sp. Lij88 DNA contains the following:
- the serA gene encoding phosphoglycerate dehydrogenase translates to MAKVSLEKDKIKFLLVEGVHQSALENLRAAGYTNIEFHKGALDSDALKASIRDAHFIGIRSRSQLTEEIFAAAEKLVAVGCFCIGTNQVDLQAAASRGIPVFNAPFSNTRSVAELVIGEMLLMLRGIPEANAKAHRGIWNKIAKGSFEARGKKLGIIGYGHIGMQLGVLAESLGMHVFFYDIENKLPLGNATQVRHMADLLNMSDVVSLHVPETASTQDMIGAEQLAQMKPGALLINASRGTVVDIPALCEALASKHVGGAAIDVFPTEPATNSEPFISPLSEFDNVILTPHIGGSTEEAQENIGIEVAGKLAKYSDNGSTLSAVNFPEVSLPIHGISASRLLHIHENRPGVLTAINQIFAEQGINIAAQYLQTSPFMGYVVIDIDAEPEVAENALQLMKAIPGTIRARLLY, encoded by the coding sequence ATGGCAAAGGTATCACTGGAAAAAGATAAGATTAAGTTCCTGCTGGTGGAAGGTGTCCATCAGAGCGCGCTGGAAAACCTGCGGGCTGCAGGCTATACCAACATCGAATTCCACAAGGGCGCACTGGACTCCGACGCGTTAAAAGCATCAATCCGCGATGCGCACTTCATTGGTATCCGTTCCCGCTCCCAGCTCACTGAAGAGATTTTTGCGGCGGCTGAAAAGCTGGTCGCCGTTGGCTGTTTCTGTATCGGCACCAACCAGGTCGATCTGCAGGCCGCTGCCAGCCGGGGTATTCCGGTGTTTAATGCCCCCTTCTCCAATACCCGCTCGGTTGCGGAACTGGTGATTGGTGAGATGCTGCTGATGCTGCGTGGCATCCCGGAAGCGAATGCGAAAGCGCACCGTGGTATCTGGAACAAGATTGCTAAAGGTTCATTTGAAGCGCGTGGCAAAAAGCTGGGTATCATCGGTTACGGTCATATCGGCATGCAGCTGGGCGTGCTGGCAGAAAGCCTGGGCATGCATGTGTTCTTCTATGACATTGAAAACAAACTGCCGCTGGGTAATGCCACGCAGGTACGCCATATGGCGGATTTGCTTAACATGAGCGACGTTGTCAGCCTGCACGTACCGGAAACCGCCTCTACGCAGGATATGATCGGTGCAGAGCAGCTGGCGCAGATGAAACCTGGCGCGCTGCTGATTAACGCCTCGCGCGGTACAGTCGTAGATATTCCCGCGCTGTGTGAAGCGCTGGCCAGCAAGCATGTGGGCGGCGCAGCCATCGACGTCTTCCCGACTGAGCCAGCCACCAACAGCGAGCCGTTTATCTCTCCACTGAGTGAGTTCGACAACGTGATCCTGACGCCGCACATTGGCGGTTCGACGGAAGAAGCGCAGGAGAACATCGGGATTGAAGTGGCGGGCAAGCTGGCGAAATATTCCGATAACGGCTCGACTCTCTCAGCGGTGAACTTCCCGGAAGTCTCACTGCCGATTCACGGCATCAGCGCCAGTCGTCTGCTGCATATCCATGAAAACCGTCCAGGCGTGCTGACGGCGATTAACCAGATTTTCGCAGAGCAGGGCATCAACATCGCCGCGCAGTATCTGCAAACCTCGCCGTTTATGGGTTATGTGGTTATCGACATTGATGCAGAGCCAGAAGTGGCAGAGAACGCGTTGCAGCTGATGAAGGCGATTCCGGGAACTATCCGCGCGCGTCTGCTTTACTAA
- the fbaA gene encoding class II fructose-bisphosphate aldolase: MSKIFDFVKPGVVTGDDVQKIFKVAKENKFALPAVNCVGTDSINAALEAAAKVKAPIIIQFSNGGAAFIAGKGFKTDKPQGAAIFGAISGAQHVHLMAEQYGVPVILHTDHCAKKLLPWIDGLLDAGEEYFQKNGKPLFSSHMIDLSEESLEENIEISSKYLARMAKLDMTLEIELGCTGGEEDGVDNSHMDASALYTQPEDVNYAYEKLNAISPRFTIAASFGNVHGVYKPGNVKLTPTILRDSQKFVCEKHGLPHNALDFVFHGGSGSSAAEIEESISYGVIKMNIDTDTQWATWDGILQYYKKNEGYLQSQLGNPEGDDKPNKKYYDPRVWLRSAQASMVVRLEQAFKELNAVDVL, from the coding sequence ATGTCTAAAATTTTTGATTTCGTAAAACCCGGCGTTGTCACTGGTGATGACGTACAGAAGATCTTCAAAGTTGCGAAAGAGAACAAATTCGCACTGCCAGCCGTGAACTGCGTCGGCACCGACTCTATCAATGCGGCACTGGAAGCAGCGGCGAAAGTTAAAGCGCCAATCATCATCCAGTTCTCTAACGGTGGTGCTGCATTTATCGCCGGTAAAGGCTTCAAAACTGACAAACCACAGGGCGCGGCAATCTTCGGCGCTATCTCCGGAGCACAGCATGTTCACCTGATGGCAGAGCAGTATGGCGTGCCGGTTATCCTGCACACTGACCACTGTGCTAAGAAACTGCTGCCATGGATCGACGGTCTGCTGGACGCGGGTGAAGAGTACTTCCAGAAAAACGGTAAGCCACTGTTCTCTTCTCACATGATCGACCTGTCAGAAGAGTCACTGGAAGAGAACATCGAAATCAGCAGCAAGTACCTGGCGCGCATGGCGAAACTCGACATGACGCTGGAAATCGAACTGGGCTGCACCGGTGGTGAAGAAGATGGCGTTGATAACAGCCATATGGACGCATCAGCGCTTTACACCCAGCCAGAAGATGTGAACTACGCCTACGAAAAACTGAATGCTATCAGCCCGCGTTTCACCATTGCGGCTTCATTCGGTAACGTACACGGCGTTTACAAGCCAGGTAACGTGAAACTGACCCCGACCATTCTGCGTGATTCGCAGAAATTCGTCTGTGAAAAACATGGCCTGCCGCACAACGCGCTGGACTTCGTTTTCCACGGCGGTTCAGGTTCTTCTGCTGCAGAAATCGAAGAGTCTATCAGCTACGGCGTGATCAAGATGAACATCGATACCGATACCCAATGGGCAACCTGGGACGGCATCCTGCAGTACTACAAAAAGAACGAAGGCTATCTGCAGTCGCAGCTGGGTAACCCGGAAGGCGACGACAAGCCAAACAAGAAATACTACGATCCACGCGTCTGGCTGCGTTCTGCCCAGGCCTCTATGGTCGTGCGTCTGGAGCAGGCTTTCAAAGAGCTTAACGCTGTCGACGTTCTGTAA
- a CDS encoding 5-formyltetrahydrofolate cyclo-ligase codes for MSEHPSMIQRQVIRQQVRHLRRAMSDEQQAQAAEQLAELALNYAPITAARNIALFLSVDGELNTRPLIARLWHLKKAVYLPVLHPFSPGNLLFLRYSPDTPLHTNKLRIPEPPLDIRQLITLDQLDLMMVPLVAFDQDGQRLGMGGGFYDRTLQNWRQHGFLPVGLAHDCQQVDSLPVAEWDVPLPAVMTPSKLWQWE; via the coding sequence ATGTCTGAACATCCTTCAATGATACAGCGTCAGGTTATCCGTCAGCAGGTACGCCATCTGCGTCGTGCAATGAGTGATGAGCAGCAGGCCCAGGCGGCCGAACAACTCGCTGAACTCGCCCTTAACTACGCTCCGATTACTGCCGCGCGCAATATTGCCCTGTTTCTGTCGGTGGATGGTGAGCTAAATACCCGTCCGCTGATTGCCAGGCTCTGGCATCTGAAGAAGGCGGTCTATCTGCCGGTCTTACACCCCTTCTCGCCCGGTAATTTACTGTTCCTGCGCTACTCCCCCGATACCCCATTGCATACCAATAAACTGCGCATTCCTGAACCGCCGCTGGATATCCGGCAGTTGATCACGCTTGATCAGCTGGATCTGATGATGGTGCCGCTGGTGGCGTTTGATCAGGATGGGCAGCGACTGGGGATGGGTGGAGGCTTCTACGATCGCACCCTGCAGAACTGGCGGCAGCACGGCTTTTTGCCCGTCGGTCTGGCACACGATTGTCAGCAGGTCGATAGCCTGCCGGTTGCAGAATGGGATGTGCCTTTGCCAGCGGTGATGACGCCGTCAAAGCTCTGGCAGTGGGAGTAG
- the rpiA gene encoding ribose-5-phosphate isomerase RpiA has protein sequence MTQDELKKAVGWAALEYVQPGTIVGVGTGSTAAHFIDALATVRHQIDGAVSSSDASTQKLKSLGIQVFDLNEIDVLSVYVDGADEINPQMQMIKGGGAALTREKIVAAVAETFICIADASKEVDVLGRFPLPVEVIPMARSYVARQLVKIGGLPEYRQNVVTDNGNIILDVHNLQILDPIELEKTINALPGVVTVGLFAARGADIALIGGPDGVKTIKK, from the coding sequence ATGACCCAGGATGAACTGAAAAAAGCCGTTGGCTGGGCTGCACTTGAGTACGTGCAGCCGGGCACCATTGTTGGCGTAGGCACCGGATCTACCGCTGCTCACTTTATCGATGCGCTTGCCACGGTCAGGCATCAGATCGACGGTGCCGTCTCCAGCTCAGATGCCTCCACCCAGAAGCTGAAAAGCCTGGGCATTCAGGTGTTCGATCTGAACGAGATTGACGTGCTGTCGGTGTACGTTGATGGTGCGGATGAGATCAACCCGCAGATGCAGATGATCAAAGGCGGCGGCGCAGCGCTGACGCGTGAAAAGATTGTGGCTGCAGTGGCTGAGACCTTTATCTGTATCGCTGACGCCTCAAAAGAGGTGGATGTGCTGGGCCGTTTCCCGCTGCCGGTTGAAGTGATCCCGATGGCGCGCAGTTACGTGGCGCGTCAGCTGGTGAAAATAGGCGGCTTACCTGAGTATCGTCAGAACGTGGTCACAGATAACGGCAACATTATTCTCGATGTGCATAATCTGCAGATTCTCGATCCGATTGAGCTGGAAAAAACCATCAACGCCTTGCCTGGCGTCGTCACCGTAGGGCTTTTTGCCGCGCGTGGTGCCGATATCGCGCTGATTGGCGGGCCAGATGGTGTGAAAACCATCAAAAAATGA
- a CDS encoding LysR family transcriptional regulator ArgP — MKRPDYRTLQALDSVIRERGFERAAQKLCITQSAVSQRIKQLENLFGQPLLVRTVPPRPTEQGQKLLALLHQVELLEEEWLGDENSGTTPLLLSLAVNADSLATWLLPALKDVLADSPVRLNLQVEDETRTQERLRRGEVVGAVSIQPQPLPSCLVDQLGALDYLFVASRDFADRFFPNGVTRSALLKAPAVAFDHLDDMHQAFLQQNFDLSPGSVPCHIVNSSEAFVQMARQGSTCCMIPHLQIERELASGELIDLTPGLYQRRMLYWHRFAPESRLMRRVTDALIAHGHRVLRQDDVAA, encoded by the coding sequence ATGAAACGCCCGGATTATCGAACGCTTCAGGCGCTGGATTCAGTGATCCGCGAACGCGGATTTGAACGTGCCGCACAAAAATTGTGTATCACCCAGTCGGCGGTTTCACAGCGTATCAAGCAGCTGGAGAACCTGTTTGGGCAGCCGCTGCTGGTGCGAACCGTGCCGCCGCGTCCGACCGAACAGGGTCAGAAACTGCTGGCATTGCTGCATCAGGTTGAGCTGCTGGAAGAGGAGTGGCTGGGCGATGAGAACAGTGGCACCACGCCGCTGCTGCTGTCGCTGGCGGTCAACGCCGACAGTCTGGCGACCTGGCTGCTGCCTGCGCTGAAAGATGTGCTGGCAGATTCCCCGGTTCGCCTGAATCTGCAGGTCGAAGATGAAACCCGCACCCAGGAGCGTCTGCGTCGGGGTGAAGTGGTGGGTGCGGTGAGTATTCAGCCGCAGCCGCTGCCCAGTTGCCTGGTGGATCAGCTCGGCGCGCTCGACTATCTGTTTGTCGCGTCCCGCGATTTTGCCGATCGCTTCTTCCCTAACGGCGTCACCCGCTCAGCCCTGCTGAAAGCGCCTGCGGTGGCATTTGACCATCTTGATGATATGCATCAGGCCTTCCTGCAGCAGAACTTTGATCTTTCACCGGGCAGCGTACCCTGCCACATCGTGAACTCCTCGGAAGCCTTTGTGCAGATGGCGCGGCAGGGTTCGACCTGCTGTATGATCCCGCATCTGCAGATTGAGCGTGAGCTGGCGAGCGGTGAGTTAATCGATTTGACGCCGGGTCTGTATCAGCGCCGGATGCTTTACTGGCATCGCTTTGCGCCGGAAAGCCGGTTAATGCGTCGGGTGACCGATGCGCTGATTGCGCATGGACATCGGGTGCTGCGTCAGGATGACGTGGCAGCCTGA
- the mscS gene encoding small-conductance mechanosensitive channel MscS — protein MEDLHVVDGLNNAGNWLVRNQALIISYAVNIVAAIAIMIIGMLIARIISNAVNRLLLARHIDATVADFLSALVRYGVIAFTIIAALGRIGVQTASVIAVLGAAGLAVGLALQGSLSNLAAGVLLVTFRPFRTGEFVDLGGVMGTVLHVQIFSTTLRTGDGKIVVVPNGKIISGNIVNFSREPVRRNEFIIGVAYEADVDEVIALLQQVVEADSRVLKEKGIQIGLNELAASSMNFVVRCWSNSGDLQDVYWDLLKNFKRALDSKGIGIPYPQMDVHLHQKSAPEAAETQVQPQ, from the coding sequence ATGGAAGATTTACACGTCGTCGACGGCTTAAATAACGCAGGTAACTGGCTGGTTCGCAATCAGGCGCTGATCATCAGCTATGCCGTGAATATCGTTGCGGCTATTGCCATCATGATTATCGGGATGCTCATCGCCCGTATCATCTCTAATGCCGTGAATCGCCTGCTACTCGCCCGTCACATCGACGCGACCGTAGCGGACTTCCTCTCCGCACTGGTGCGTTACGGTGTTATCGCCTTCACCATTATCGCCGCGCTGGGACGCATTGGGGTACAGACTGCCTCGGTGATTGCCGTTCTGGGTGCTGCTGGTCTGGCCGTGGGTCTGGCCTTGCAGGGGTCGCTCTCAAACCTGGCTGCAGGCGTTCTGCTGGTCACCTTCCGTCCGTTCCGCACCGGCGAGTTCGTCGATCTGGGCGGCGTGATGGGCACCGTGCTGCATGTGCAGATTTTCTCCACCACGCTCCGCACCGGTGATGGCAAAATTGTCGTCGTGCCAAACGGTAAGATTATCAGCGGAAACATCGTCAACTTCTCGCGTGAGCCGGTTCGTCGCAACGAATTTATCATTGGCGTCGCTTATGAAGCGGATGTAGATGAAGTGATCGCCTTACTGCAGCAGGTGGTTGAAGCCGATAGCCGCGTACTGAAAGAGAAGGGCATTCAGATCGGTCTTAACGAACTGGCTGCATCTTCAATGAACTTTGTCGTGCGTTGCTGGAGCAATAGCGGAGACCTGCAGGATGTTTACTGGGATCTGCTGAAGAATTTCAAGCGTGCGCTGGATTCAAAAGGCATTGGCATTCCATACCCGCAGATGGATGTGCATCTGCATCAGAAATCCGCGCCTGAAGCCGCCGAAACGCAGGTTCAGCCGCAGTAA
- a CDS encoding oxidative stress defense protein, with amino-acid sequence MKLKALALAAIMSAGALPGVHADELPNGPHVVTSGKATVDARPDIATLSIVVNVSSKDAADAKKQADSRVAQYFDFLQKNGIEKKDIDAANLSTQPEYDYTKEGKSVLKGYRAVRQVQVTLRQLDKLNDLLDGALKSGLNEVRSVELGVANPESYKEQARKAAIKNATQQASELAEGFNAKLGSIYSIRYQVANYQPMPMNRMYKAAAAADTTAQETYDQQSINFDDQVDVVFEIKPNTP; translated from the coding sequence ATGAAACTGAAAGCATTGGCTCTGGCCGCAATCATGAGCGCCGGGGCATTGCCTGGCGTACACGCTGATGAGTTACCAAACGGACCGCACGTGGTGACCTCAGGCAAGGCAACGGTCGATGCCCGTCCAGATATCGCGACGCTCTCTATCGTGGTGAACGTGTCGTCAAAAGATGCCGCAGATGCGAAAAAGCAGGCAGATAGCCGGGTTGCGCAATATTTCGATTTTCTGCAGAAAAACGGCATTGAGAAGAAAGATATTGATGCGGCTAACCTGAGCACGCAGCCAGAATACGATTACACCAAAGAGGGTAAATCGGTACTGAAAGGCTACCGTGCGGTGCGTCAGGTACAGGTCACCCTGCGTCAGCTGGATAAGCTGAATGATCTGCTGGACGGGGCGCTGAAGTCCGGTCTGAATGAGGTGCGCAGCGTCGAGTTAGGCGTGGCTAACCCGGAGAGCTACAAAGAGCAGGCGCGTAAAGCAGCGATTAAAAACGCGACTCAGCAGGCATCTGAACTGGCTGAAGGCTTTAACGCGAAGCTGGGATCGATCTACAGCATTCGTTATCAGGTTGCCAACTATCAGCCGATGCCTATGAACCGCATGTATAAAGCGGCCGCAGCGGCAGATACCACGGCGCAGGAGACCTACGATCAGCAGAGCATCAACTTTGACGATCAGGTTGATGTGGTGTTTGAGATCAAGCCCAACACGCCATAA
- the argO gene encoding arginine exporter ArgO: MLSLYFQGLALGAALILPLGPQNAFVMNQGVKRQYHLTTAALCSLSDILLICGGIFGGSALLSQSPLLLMVITWAGVAFLLWYGCGALRSAFRGDADLSDGEPLKQSRGRIIATLLAVTWLNPHVYLDTFVVLGSLGGQLPTTTARQWFALGTISASILWFFGLALLAAWLSPRLRTAKAQRIINLLVGAVMGFIALQLARQGIAGF, encoded by the coding sequence GTGTTATCTCTCTACTTTCAGGGGCTTGCCCTGGGTGCCGCGCTGATCCTGCCGCTGGGGCCGCAAAACGCGTTTGTAATGAATCAGGGTGTGAAGCGTCAATATCACCTGACGACGGCAGCACTCTGCTCGCTGAGCGATATTCTGCTGATATGCGGCGGCATCTTTGGCGGCAGCGCCTTGCTGAGCCAGTCTCCGCTGCTGCTGATGGTCATCACCTGGGCGGGCGTAGCCTTCTTGCTCTGGTATGGCTGCGGTGCACTGCGAAGCGCCTTTCGCGGCGACGCCGATCTGTCGGATGGCGAGCCGTTAAAGCAGAGCCGGGGGCGCATTATCGCGACGCTGCTGGCGGTGACCTGGCTCAACCCGCACGTCTATCTCGACACCTTTGTGGTGCTCGGCAGTCTTGGCGGTCAGTTGCCAACCACCACGGCGCGTCAGTGGTTTGCGCTGGGTACCATCAGCGCGTCGATCCTGTGGTTCTTCGGTCTGGCTCTGCTGGCCGCGTGGCTGTCACCACGCCTGAGAACCGCGAAAGCACAGCGTATTATTAACCTGCTGGTGGGGGCTGTGATGGGGTTTATCGCCCTGCAGCTTGCGCGCCAGGGGATTGCCGGTTTTTGA